GTTTGCGCAAAATGAGCATCTATTTCATTGTCCAATTTGTTCATTAACAATGGAGTTGTTAGAGGATGCGCGTCTGGTTTGCGAGAAGCATCATTCATTTGATTTATCGCGGCAAGGGTATGTCAATTTGGCACCGCAAGCACATGTTACAAAATACGATAAAGCGCTTTTTGAAGCAAGAAAAACAATGATAACGAACGGCTTTTTTGACCCATTGCTTGACCGTTTAACAGCATTGGTAGATGAACATGTACAACATAAACAAGCACCAACAATTATTGACGCAGGTAGTGGGGAAGGTTCTCATTTGGCAAGTATTGTTTCAAAACTTTCAAATCCGGCAACTGGTGTAGGGATTGACCTTGCCAAAGAAGGTGTATTGGCAGCGGCTAAAGATTACCCAGGGCATATTTGGCTCGTTGCAGATTTGGCAAATTGTCCATTTCAAGATGATGCGTTTGACGTCATGTTGAATATTTTATCTCCAGCCAACTACGCTGAGTTTACCCGGGTATTAAAGCCGGATGGGATGTTTGTTAAGGTCGTCCCCGAAAACGATTATTTAAAACAATTACGTACCATTTTTTATGAAGACGCAGAACGACAAAATGAAGGAAATCCTGTTGAGAGAATGAAGGATTATTTTGACAATGTGAAAACGGAAAGAATAACTTATGAATTTCCGTTAAATCAAACGCTGTTAGAGAATTTAATCCAGATGACACCACTCTCATGGGGAGCTAGTGCGGGTAAAATAGAGGCGGCAATGAAATCCGAGATTCCAGCTGTCACGATTGATTATACAATTATCATAGGGACCAATGAATAATAGTTATGTTTTGAAAGAAATAGGAAAGGGGTTTAACTATGTTTTCAGGTGTAAGTAGTGTGCCAAGTTGGTTCTATATTATTGCCGTCGCTGTTGTCATTGCGTTTATCATTATTGCTGAATGGAAAACTCGTTAAGGGGGAGGTTGTTCGTGCAAAAGGCAATAGGCAAGCGCCAACGTCCTAAGTTATCGGAGTTTCATGAAGAAATGACGATAGAAAATGTCGGACAAGGCGAACCGTATATAGAAAAAGTCCGTTTTAATGGCGGCTATTTCGCAAGTATTGAAGAGGAACGTTTGTCATTTGATGATGTTGTCTTTAAGCATGTCCGATTTACAAATGCCAATATGCACGGTGCGGAGTTTGTTGATGTCGTTTTTGATACGTGTGATTTCTCAAATGTACAGTTTCAACATGCTGTGTTCCATAGATGTGAATTTAGAAACTCAAAACTGACAGGAACTGATTTTGCCAATGCTAAAATTGGCCATACGTTATTTAATGAATGTGACGGGAAATATAGTAATTTCAGCTTTTCAGGAATGAAAGAGGTTGATTTTACATCTAGTCAGTTAGTGGATAGTGATTTTTATGAATGTCATCTCAAGCAAGTTCGATTTTCTGAATGTAAGTTGGATCGCATAAATTTCTCAGAAACGGATTTGGCTGGAATTGATTTGTCGGCAAATACGTACGAACAAATTGAAGTCACCGTTTCAAAAATTAAAGGATGTATTGTCTCTAAAGAACAGGCGATAGGGTTTGCGCGTGTGTTAGGATTAAAAATAAAAGAAGAATGAAAAGAGTGAAGATATGTTAACATTTGAAGAAAAACAAGCAATCATTGAATCCTTTCCGGAATTAACACGTAAAGAGGTATCGATGAAACGGTTAAATTACCATTTTGAAGAAAGTGCTTATGATAAAAAAGTCGTTGTGCAACATTTACATCCAAATGGGAATGGGTTCGTTTATGTCGCGGACATTCCTGGGTATGAAGCAGATGATAGAGGTCTTGTGAATATTCGTGAGGCCACCGAAGAGGAATTGCGAAAGATTATTGCAGATTCAATTCAAGCGCTTGGACATGAAGAAGTGGAAGCGTCTGTCCAACAGACATGGGTGAATGGTGAAAATACGCTAGAGTTAAAGGAAGAAGAAGGTTATTGGAATGTGTATCACGGCTTAAATTTAGAAGATAGTTTTGGTGATTATGAGGAGGCCGTTGAGTATTTAAAAGAAGAACAGTTTACTTTAAAAGAGGAGTGAACAAAAGATGAAAGGGAGAACGCTTGTTATCGGGATCGTTTTATTCGTCATCATTGTTGTCGGCCTAATATATTTCCTCATGATGTCTACGATTAATCAAATCAAAGAGGAAAAGAACGCGGAAACATCGATGGCAGTCATTCAAGTTGCAGAGAATATGAATCAGTTGTATGGCGTGACCATTGAATAGCGATAGGATTAGGCATATGGAGCGGTTAGGGATTGACGAAATAACAGCTTCCTATTTAAACTTACAGACCCCAAAGGAAAATCGCGGCAATGTCCTTTTCTTTGTTTTATTCTTTCTGAATTTCATTGGACTGCTGCCGCTTATCGGCGATCCGTTTGTCTATTCGTTCTTTATCATTGCTTTTATTCCCACGATGATTATCAATATTTGGGGCATCTTGTATGTCATTGATCCGTACCGATTTGAATTGTCATACTATCTGTATTTGGGGATTTACAGTGTTGTTAATGTGTTTGTATATTCGCTTGTTTTAGCCAAATTAATGGTTACACAATTTGGTGTGCAAGGCATATTTTCAATCGTCTTGATATTGCTCGTGATGAATAGTTTGCCTTTGATCATGAACTGGTTAAATGTTCGCTTACTTTATAGTGGAACTTATTTAAAGTTGCAAACTGGGAAATGGAAGACGCCGACTTGGGCACTGTTTCTTATCGCATCACCTGGTGTCGGTTATGTTATCTACGGACTCGTCAACTCGTTTGGAAATGAGATTGCGATAAGGGGTTTGTTTTTCCTTTGTATTTTTGTCTTGTCTATCATCGTCGCTTTTTTTTCAGCCTCTATACATAGGTATTTCTTTTTGAAAAGAAATATTGAAGCAGTGCGGAAAGTTTATCCGGCATTTGGCCGGCCAAAACATATTCAAGG
This window of the Sporosarcina ureilytica genome carries:
- a CDS encoding putative RNA methyltransferase, which produces MAISKKMMNARAFAQNEHLFHCPICSLTMELLEDARLVCEKHHSFDLSRQGYVNLAPQAHVTKYDKALFEARKTMITNGFFDPLLDRLTALVDEHVQHKQAPTIIDAGSGEGSHLASIVSKLSNPATGVGIDLAKEGVLAAAKDYPGHIWLVADLANCPFQDDAFDVMLNILSPANYAEFTRVLKPDGMFVKVVPENDYLKQLRTIFYEDAERQNEGNPVERMKDYFDNVKTERITYEFPLNQTLLENLIQMTPLSWGASAGKIEAAMKSEIPAVTIDYTIIIGTNE
- a CDS encoding pentapeptide repeat-containing protein, translating into MQKAIGKRQRPKLSEFHEEMTIENVGQGEPYIEKVRFNGGYFASIEEERLSFDDVVFKHVRFTNANMHGAEFVDVVFDTCDFSNVQFQHAVFHRCEFRNSKLTGTDFANAKIGHTLFNECDGKYSNFSFSGMKEVDFTSSQLVDSDFYECHLKQVRFSECKLDRINFSETDLAGIDLSANTYEQIEVTVSKIKGCIVSKEQAIGFARVLGLKIKEE